One stretch of Brevinematales bacterium DNA includes these proteins:
- a CDS encoding caspase family protein produces the protein MKRHHKFLLAFVTLIIIPVLSYSAVLKALLIIQDNYIDSGLNSIAEDVRLDLGHVQSFLNNLEKGKVIDVEITILKGKNATYANMEKLLKNVETEKDDVLLFYFSGHGGMDKNKTFLLTADKKFFYRDDIEKLLKPKDAKLKIAVSDACSSSIGGMDVRGLFETPEEMAKKENTFVEIYKNLFLNYEGMIYITSASPGEYAWGFGSGGSFTLSFFNEVLFSDPKFTWEEVIDAASKLTQEKYSYMVNMGNLPDAMKKDLKKKGITGQHPYVYSMASAIDKNITEIVPVPDVNKPETGDILIRNNTSVSLKFYVDNNTTHDSKWSWNNVDTEYIAPGKTVTLKAKKSLLVFFKQERSDYVSYTLKPGKYLFTYNQKDMIDLYTDSGKNSAKKSDVKANPILGKWTWDMWTVEDINKGSKSKNGVLYSIEFKPDNTFTITDSKGKKTDWGKWNSEVASGHEYITMEKQDGKTPIVFKMEVNYLKNSYIQLLPKALNGEEKNTDEVPQIFLYK, from the coding sequence ATGAAACGTCATCATAAATTCTTATTAGCGTTCGTAACGTTAATCATTATCCCGGTATTATCTTATTCGGCTGTGTTAAAGGCGCTCCTGATCATTCAGGATAATTACATTGACTCGGGACTGAACAGTATTGCGGAAGACGTCCGGCTGGATCTCGGGCATGTCCAGTCGTTCCTGAATAATCTGGAAAAGGGTAAGGTCATCGATGTCGAGATTACGATCCTCAAGGGAAAGAACGCCACTTACGCCAATATGGAAAAACTCCTCAAGAACGTGGAGACCGAGAAGGACGATGTGCTCCTGTTTTATTTCAGCGGGCACGGCGGGATGGATAAAAATAAGACTTTCCTACTGACGGCGGATAAAAAATTCTTCTACCGCGACGATATTGAGAAACTTCTTAAACCCAAGGATGCGAAACTGAAAATCGCGGTTTCCGATGCGTGCAGCAGTTCTATCGGCGGAATGGATGTGCGCGGGTTGTTCGAGACCCCCGAGGAGATGGCTAAAAAGGAGAATACTTTCGTCGAGATATATAAAAACTTATTTTTAAATTATGAGGGAATGATTTATATCACCTCGGCAAGTCCCGGCGAGTATGCATGGGGATTCGGGAGCGGGGGTTCGTTTACTCTTTCGTTTTTTAACGAAGTTCTATTCAGCGATCCCAAGTTTACATGGGAAGAGGTGATCGACGCGGCTTCGAAACTGACGCAGGAAAAATATTCCTATATGGTGAATATGGGAAATCTTCCCGACGCGATGAAAAAAGACCTGAAGAAGAAGGGGATTACCGGACAGCACCCGTATGTATACTCGATGGCATCCGCGATAGATAAGAACATCACCGAGATTGTCCCTGTACCCGATGTCAATAAGCCGGAAACCGGCGATATCCTGATTCGTAACAATACTTCGGTTTCTCTCAAATTCTATGTGGATAACAATACCACGCATGACAGTAAATGGTCGTGGAATAATGTGGACACGGAATACATCGCTCCCGGGAAAACCGTGACGCTGAAAGCGAAAAAATCGTTGCTGGTTTTCTTTAAGCAGGAACGTTCCGATTACGTCTCTTATACGTTGAAACCCGGCAAGTACCTTTTTACCTATAATCAGAAAGATATGATCGACCTTTATACCGATTCCGGTAAGAACAGCGCGAAGAAATCGGATGTCAAGGCGAATCCCATCCTCGGGAAATGGACATGGGATATGTGGACTGTCGAGGATATCAACAAGGGAAGCAAATCGAAAAACGGGGTGCTGTACTCGATCGAGTTCAAACCTGACAACACGTTTACGATTACCGACAGCAAGGGTAAAAAAACCGACTGGGGCAAATGGAACTCCGAAGTAGCGTCGGGACATGAGTATATCACAATGGAAAAACAGGACGGGAAGACCCCGATTGTATTCAAGATGGAAGTCAATTATCTGAAGAACTCGTATATCCAGCTTCTCCCGAAGGCTCTCAACGGGGAGGAGAAGAATACCGACGAGGTTCCTCAGATATTCCTGTATAAGTAA
- a CDS encoding SpoIIE family protein phosphatase, producing MGRNPGIFTRMLRFFSGGLYEFTPEQKKEFFLQTEYSLFSRGRFGLILVFTFNIPVIIYFLYNMLSWEQFYMHIALSVFSAAAFLLSFISMPHSHQKINLYNRIWIYGVIFISLLWGAVKTSVDQIAGSPVQVYLLIVYVMASIGIFHAWMSFILFGVSFAVEIIGVSMLQPDMSKAIPIYISSAMFTAIAWMFSLIIFRAQVNNFKNRKIIEQQNGDLIEKENKLEKELDLAKKLQESLLPKNLGAISGVTFYIKYLPLAKVGGDIYDIYKLREGVIRVLLADATGHGVEAGFVTMIIKSEYEKLKTLIDNTAEILEALNMNIIDGYQRINLLFPAIIMDIDTLRMEMRYASAGYNNHTLLRGKSETLALSATGKIVGLTSDMQYTQKILPLRKDDRILLFTDGLYEEFNSEGKEYGYERLMSEIAGINSEKSLEYVVEYLLKSVGDFIGTHTANDDITIVGISLK from the coding sequence ATGGGGCGGAATCCGGGGATATTTACCAGAATGCTACGCTTCTTTTCCGGCGGGCTTTACGAATTTACCCCGGAGCAGAAAAAGGAATTTTTCCTCCAGACGGAGTATTCCCTGTTTTCACGCGGACGGTTCGGGCTGATACTGGTTTTCACTTTTAACATCCCCGTCATCATCTATTTCTTATACAACATGCTGAGCTGGGAACAGTTCTATATGCACATCGCGCTTTCGGTTTTCTCAGCCGCAGCGTTCCTTCTCTCCTTTATCAGTATGCCGCATTCCCATCAGAAAATAAACCTGTATAACCGGATATGGATTTATGGGGTGATTTTTATTTCCCTGCTCTGGGGGGCGGTGAAAACATCCGTAGACCAGATCGCGGGTTCTCCGGTGCAGGTCTACCTGCTGATCGTGTATGTCATGGCCTCGATCGGTATTTTTCACGCGTGGATGAGTTTCATCCTGTTCGGGGTTTCTTTCGCGGTAGAGATAATCGGGGTATCGATGCTTCAGCCGGATATGTCGAAGGCAATCCCGATTTATATATCGAGCGCGATGTTTACCGCTATCGCGTGGATGTTTTCACTGATAATATTCCGCGCGCAGGTGAATAATTTCAAGAACCGGAAGATTATCGAACAGCAGAACGGGGATTTAATTGAGAAGGAAAACAAACTCGAGAAGGAACTCGACCTCGCGAAGAAACTACAGGAAAGTCTCCTGCCGAAAAACCTTGGCGCTATTTCAGGGGTCACGTTTTATATCAAGTACCTTCCGCTCGCAAAAGTCGGCGGGGATATTTACGATATTTACAAGCTCCGCGAAGGGGTTATCCGCGTGCTTCTCGCCGACGCTACCGGACACGGGGTGGAAGCCGGATTTGTGACTATGATCATAAAAAGCGAGTACGAAAAATTAAAGACCCTCATCGACAATACCGCCGAGATTCTCGAGGCGCTGAATATGAATATTATCGACGGGTATCAGCGGATCAACCTGTTATTCCCTGCGATTATTATGGATATCGATACTCTCCGTATGGAAATGCGGTATGCCTCCGCCGGCTATAATAATCATACCCTTCTGCGCGGGAAATCCGAAACCCTCGCTCTCAGCGCGACCGGAAAGATAGTCGGACTTACATCCGATATGCAGTACACCCAGAAAATCCTTCCGCTCCGGAAGGACGACCGGATCCTGCTGTTTACCGACGGATTGTACGAGGAGTTTAATTCTGAGGGAAAGGAGTACGGCTACGAACGTCTGATGTCCGAAATCGCCGGTATTAATTCCGAAAAATCCCTCGAATATGTGGTGGAATACCTCCTGAAATCGGTCGGCGACTTCATCGGGACTCATACCGCGAACGATGATATTACTATAGTAGGAATCTCATTGAAATAA
- a CDS encoding PIN domain-containing protein — protein sequence MSDSLFFLDSSVIIYSIDKNPSKKESTLKLLERNPVISTQVLNEISNVMRRKFNFDYPSIFQITSKIVENSQLSLIDFKTISFAFNLAGTYSFSYYDSLIIASALENNCTILYSEDMQHQQVIEERLQIINPYL from the coding sequence ATGAGCGATAGCTTATTCTTTTTGGATTCTTCCGTGATTATTTATTCAATCGATAAAAATCCGTCTAAAAAAGAAAGTACCCTGAAACTACTCGAACGGAATCCGGTTATCTCCACCCAAGTGCTGAATGAAATTTCAAACGTCATGCGCCGAAAGTTCAATTTCGATTACCCCTCGATATTTCAAATAACCTCGAAAATTGTCGAAAACTCACAGCTTTCACTGATCGATTTTAAAACAATTTCATTTGCCTTTAATCTAGCCGGAACCTATTCTTTCTCCTATTATGACAGCCTGATAATCGCTTCGGCATTGGAGAATAATTGTACCATACTTTATTCCGAGGATATGCAACATCAGCAGGTAATCGAGGAAAGATTACAAATAATTAACCCTTATCTATAA